One Leucoraja erinacea ecotype New England chromosome 5, Leri_hhj_1, whole genome shotgun sequence DNA segment encodes these proteins:
- the LOC129697666 gene encoding zinc finger protein 239-like, with protein MGEKPYGCSTCGKNFAWLSGLRQHRRVHTGEKTYVCSTCGKGFACLSGLQRHQRVHSSERPFTCSDCGKGFKSLLDLMQHLRLHTGERPYTCSDCGKGFTRSNNRKAHQLSHTNERPYTCAQCGKGFTCSTFLLSHQRVHTGDRPFHRPFGCSDCGKDFKRADQLKNHRRVHSDERPFTCSDCGKSFKTTHALKNHRRVHSSERPFTCSDCGKGFKSFTELKVHRRLHTGELPYICSDCGKGFTHSDRLVKHQHTHTSEHPFTCDQCGKGFTRSSRQLSHQRVHADDRPVPSLVCEEQFAMASHALSYEHVHTSGQPYDCPYCGEAFDSSWRLRQHRPRG; from the coding sequence atgggcgagaagccctatggctgctccacctgtggcaagaACTTTGCCTGGTTGTCTGGGCTACGgcagcaccggcgggtgcacacgggcgagaagacCTATgtctgctccacctgcggcaagggCTTTGCCTGCTTGTCGGGGCTACAGcggcaccagcgggtgcacagcagtgagcggcccttcacctgctccgactgcggcaaaggcttcaagtcgttgcTGGACTTGATGCAGCACCTGCGCCTGCACAcgggggagcggccctacacctgcagcgactgcggcaagggcttcacccgctccaacaACCGGAAGGCGCACCAGCTCTCCCACACCAACGAGCGCCCCTACacttgcgcccagtgcggcaagggtttTACCTGCTCCACCtttctgctgtcccaccagcgggtgcatacTGGCGACCGTCCTTTCCACAGGCCCTTCGGTTGCTCTGACTGCGGCAAGGACTTCAAGAGGGCAGACCAGCTGAAGaaccaccggcgggtgcacagcgaTGAGcgacccttcacctgctccgactgcggcaagagcttcaagacgaCGCATGCGCTGAAGAACCACCGGCGGGtccacagcagtgagcggcccttcacctgctcggactgcggcaaaggcttcaagtcgttcACGGaactgaaggtgcacaggcgcctgcacaccggggagctgCCCTAcatctgcagcgactgcggcaagggcttcacccattcCGACAGGCTGGTGaagcaccagcacacccacaccaGCGAGCACCCCTTCACCTGCGACCAGtgcggcaagggtttcacccgctcCTCCAGGcagctgtcccaccagcgggtgcatgcCGACGACCGTCCTGTCCCCAGCCTGGTGTGTGAAGAGCAATTTGCAAtggcctcccacgccctgtctTACGAGCACGTGCATActagtggccagccctacgactgcccgtactgcggtgaggCGTTTGACAGCTCGTGGAGGTTGCGGCAGCACCGACCACGCGGGTGA